From one Pseudobdellovibrionaceae bacterium genomic stretch:
- a CDS encoding flagellin FliC, translating to MGLRIHTNVASISAQRQLTKQQHRMEHAQQALASGSRIVTASDDAAGLAISENIRGQLQGIRMARNNAYNAGSLIQVSEGGLNEINNILIRLRELGVQAASDTVSEVERGFLNQEAQQLKDEADRIAKSTRFGNKTLLDGSGEELEYHVGPFSGDENVIRYKIAADATASTLGIDGVAVDDKDSARSTLEAVDEAIVKLGNLRADFGAVQSRLHTTVSNLDIQNENLSAAKSRIRDADVAYESAELASAQVLQNASVSVLASANQNGASALKLL from the coding sequence ATGGGCTTAAGGATTCACACAAATGTTGCGTCGATTTCCGCTCAGCGGCAGTTGACGAAGCAGCAGCACCGAATGGAGCATGCTCAGCAAGCTCTAGCATCGGGAAGTCGTATCGTCACGGCATCGGATGACGCTGCCGGTTTGGCCATCTCCGAAAACATTCGCGGTCAGTTACAGGGTATTCGCATGGCCCGTAACAATGCCTACAACGCCGGATCACTGATTCAGGTGTCTGAAGGTGGACTGAACGAAATTAACAACATCCTTATTCGTCTGCGCGAGTTGGGTGTCCAAGCAGCCTCAGACACCGTGTCTGAAGTTGAAAGAGGATTCCTTAACCAGGAAGCCCAACAGCTCAAAGACGAAGCCGATCGAATCGCCAAGTCGACTCGATTCGGTAACAAAACTCTTTTGGACGGTTCCGGTGAAGAACTGGAGTACCATGTTGGTCCGTTCTCAGGGGATGAAAACGTCATTCGTTATAAAATTGCCGCCGACGCCACGGCCAGTACCTTGGGTATTGATGGTGTGGCCGTCGACGATAAAGATTCGGCCCGCTCCACACTTGAAGCTGTGGACGAAGCCATCGTCAAACTTGGAAATCTGCGTGCTGACTTTGGTGCGGTCCAAAGCCGACTGCATACGACGGTCAGTAACTTGGATATCCAAAACGAAAACCTCTCAGCCGCCAAATCGCGCATTCGAGATGCCGACGTGGCCTATGAATCAGCTGAGTTGGCATCAGCCCAGGTGTTGCAGAACGCTTCGGTTTCGGTCTTGGCCTCGGCCAACCAAAACGGAGCCTCAGCACTGAAGCTGTTGTAA
- a CDS encoding flagellin FliC: MSFRISSAVASLTAQRHLHKNQRQTEKSLQALASGKRIVQAGDDAAGFAIGENLRGQISGLRQSRFNAENAVAMIQTAEGSLNEQNNILIRLRELSVYSASDTVGEKEREFLDKEFQQLSAEFDRIAQSTRFGNKQLLTGSGREFKFHVGPFKGPENVVDFKLDADTTGESVGIKGVGITSQDDAVDSLEVIDEALLKVADARSTFGAAQSRFQFTIDALAGQEENMESARSLIVDADIAHEVSQLAKSQILQDMGVAVLAQANQDSGRAVRLIPN, from the coding sequence ATGTCCTTTAGAATTAGTTCGGCTGTGGCTTCTCTCACTGCGCAGCGACATCTCCACAAAAACCAACGACAGACCGAGAAATCGCTCCAGGCCCTGGCGTCTGGAAAGCGCATTGTGCAGGCAGGAGACGATGCGGCTGGATTTGCCATCGGTGAGAACCTGCGCGGACAAATCAGTGGTTTAAGGCAGAGTCGCTTTAATGCAGAAAACGCTGTAGCCATGATCCAAACCGCTGAGGGAAGCCTCAACGAGCAAAACAATATATTGATAAGACTTCGCGAACTGTCCGTTTATTCGGCCAGTGACACGGTCGGCGAGAAGGAAAGGGAGTTTCTCGACAAGGAATTCCAGCAGCTTTCTGCCGAGTTTGATCGTATTGCCCAGTCGACCAGATTTGGTAACAAACAGCTGCTCACTGGATCGGGGCGGGAGTTTAAGTTCCACGTCGGGCCCTTCAAAGGTCCAGAGAACGTGGTGGATTTCAAACTGGATGCGGACACGACGGGAGAGTCGGTCGGCATTAAAGGAGTTGGAATCACGTCTCAAGACGATGCAGTGGATTCGCTTGAGGTTATTGACGAAGCTCTTCTTAAAGTCGCAGATGCGCGAAGTACCTTTGGAGCGGCCCAAAGCCGATTCCAATTTACCATCGATGCCTTGGCCGGACAGGAAGAGAACATGGAGAGTGCCCGCTCACTGATTGTGGATGCGGACATTGCCCATGAAGTGAGTCAATTGGCCAAGTCACAAATACTACAAGATATGGGAGTGGCGGTGCTTGCCCAGGCGAACCAGGATTCAGGGCGAGCCGTGCGATTGATTCCCAACTAG
- the meaB gene encoding methylmalonyl Co-A mutase-associated GTPase MeaB, with the protein MSDQIGAYIEKASAGKFADLARLLTLLEQKGASALENDLLLHPPQSALRVGITGPPGAGKSTLVGQLISSWRKAGARVGVLAVDPSSPFSGGAILGDRIRYSEHFADPGVFIRSLGSRGSLGGLSASAYLMLRAFDLWKFDVVLIETVGVGQTETDILHVADLVTLVLVPESGDSVQAMKAGLMEIADLFVVNKADRPGADSLAREIEFYFPADANQKVTERIFKTTATEGVGVEELAQAIRARGEDLDLPNHRQDPLRLRHEAFALLRGQWEKAFRKKADRIKSPEDLRQLLIENQL; encoded by the coding sequence ATGAGTGACCAAATCGGGGCCTACATTGAAAAAGCATCTGCTGGCAAGTTTGCCGACCTGGCTCGCCTGTTAACCTTGTTGGAACAGAAGGGTGCCTCGGCTTTGGAAAATGACCTTCTCCTCCATCCTCCCCAGTCGGCCTTGCGGGTGGGAATCACCGGTCCACCAGGAGCAGGGAAGTCCACCTTGGTGGGACAACTCATTAGTTCGTGGAGAAAAGCCGGGGCACGGGTGGGCGTGTTGGCTGTTGATCCCTCAAGTCCCTTTTCTGGTGGCGCTATCCTGGGCGATCGGATTCGCTACTCTGAGCACTTTGCCGATCCGGGAGTGTTTATTCGCTCACTGGGTTCTCGGGGGAGTCTTGGCGGCTTAAGTGCTTCGGCTTACCTGATGCTCAGGGCTTTTGATCTGTGGAAGTTTGATGTGGTGCTAATTGAAACCGTCGGTGTGGGACAAACAGAGACCGACATTCTTCACGTCGCTGATCTCGTGACTTTGGTTTTAGTTCCAGAGTCTGGTGATTCGGTTCAGGCTATGAAGGCCGGCCTGATGGAAATTGCTGATTTGTTTGTCGTCAATAAAGCCGACCGTCCGGGAGCCGACAGTCTGGCCCGTGAAATCGAGTTTTACTTCCCCGCCGACGCCAATCAAAAAGTGACGGAGCGGATATTTAAAACCACAGCCACTGAGGGTGTTGGTGTTGAGGAATTAGCTCAAGCCATCAGGGCCCGGGGCGAGGATTTGGATCTTCCGAACCATCGACAGGACCCTTTACGGTTGCGCCACGAGGCCTTTGCTCTTTTGCGTGGCCAGTGGGAAAAAGCATTTCGCAAAAAAGCGGACCGCATAAAATCACCCGAAGACCTTCGCCAGTTATTGATAGAAAATCAGCTGTGA
- the rfaE2 gene encoding D-glycero-beta-D-manno-heptose 1-phosphate adenylyltransferase: MGRFFANEQEFLTALASSRSGKKVVFTNGCFDILHIGHVRYLQEARSLGDLLVVGLNSDKSVKSIKGPDRPVQCEEDRGGILAALACVDFVIPFSEDTPQRLIEAVRPDVLVKGGDWPVEKIVGAEFVLKNGGEVKTLQFVEGRSTTSIIEKMK, encoded by the coding sequence GTGGGCCGCTTCTTTGCAAATGAGCAGGAATTCCTGACGGCCCTTGCCTCCTCCCGTTCCGGGAAGAAGGTGGTCTTTACCAACGGCTGCTTTGATATTCTTCACATCGGTCATGTTCGTTACCTTCAAGAGGCCCGCTCCTTAGGTGATCTTTTGGTCGTGGGACTTAATTCCGACAAAAGTGTGAAATCCATCAAGGGTCCTGATCGCCCTGTGCAGTGTGAAGAGGACAGAGGGGGGATTCTTGCCGCCCTTGCCTGTGTGGACTTTGTTATTCCGTTTTCTGAGGACACGCCACAAAGACTGATTGAAGCCGTTAGGCCTGATGTCTTGGTGAAGGGCGGGGATTGGCCAGTGGAGAAAATTGTCGGCGCTGAGTTTGTGCTTAAAAATGGCGGCGAAGTGAAGACCCTCCAGTTTGTCGAAGGTCGTTCGACCACATCTATCATTGAAAAGATGAAATAA
- a CDS encoding 16S rRNA (uracil(1498)-N(3))-methyltransferase: MRRYWFDPTEKQGERIRLAGDLYHHVIDVCRQGEGSRFELLSEGGKAYFVELVQVAKKEAWAEIVEERQIPPLEKPHIHLAVSVPRFQRMDTIVEKSVELGVFELHPFVSDFSFVRSVDSRLTGKWPRWKKIIQGATQQSGRGDLMGLGEPQKLEDLLAEFNRRTKAVGLFPYEGEAPQHLRQALEPLKGQEAHEIWVFVGSEGGYSDREVQLFQSFGLQPVTLGSQVLRVETACLALVSILKYEWNLMK; this comes from the coding sequence ATGAGGCGCTACTGGTTTGACCCGACCGAGAAGCAAGGGGAGAGGATTCGTCTTGCGGGCGATCTTTATCACCATGTGATCGATGTGTGTCGCCAGGGTGAGGGCTCACGCTTTGAACTACTCAGCGAAGGGGGCAAAGCCTACTTCGTGGAGCTGGTGCAAGTGGCGAAAAAGGAGGCCTGGGCTGAGATTGTGGAAGAGCGCCAGATCCCGCCCTTGGAAAAGCCCCATATTCATTTGGCCGTATCCGTTCCTCGCTTTCAGCGGATGGACACCATTGTGGAAAAGTCGGTGGAGTTGGGGGTTTTCGAGCTTCACCCCTTTGTTTCGGATTTTAGTTTTGTCCGTTCTGTGGATAGCCGCCTCACCGGCAAATGGCCTCGCTGGAAAAAGATCATCCAGGGCGCCACTCAGCAGTCCGGCCGGGGCGATCTGATGGGCCTGGGCGAGCCCCAGAAGCTGGAAGATTTATTGGCCGAATTTAACCGCCGGACCAAGGCCGTGGGTCTATTCCCTTATGAGGGGGAAGCTCCGCAGCACCTCCGTCAGGCCCTAGAACCCCTCAAAGGCCAAGAGGCCCATGAAATCTGGGTCTTTGTGGGCAGCGAAGGGGGCTACTCCGATCGCGAAGTCCAGTTATTTCAGTCCTTTGGCCTTCAGCCGGTGACCCTCGGAAGCCAGGTGCTCCGCGTGGAAACGGCTTGCTTGGCTTTAGTCAGCATTTTAAAGTATGAGTGGAATTTGATGAAGTGA
- the prmA gene encoding 50S ribosomal protein L11 methyltransferase, with the protein MQSSYFVLTLKSVPTKVEDLLTEFCFSFGAQGISEVLQFRQESQKYEPETVATPHHDLEVYFTEKPEESFFSELRLRFPEIEAEIRQEEEKDWLEEWKKGYEPFCLAKGLWVVPSWREKPKEAQAELRIDPGMAFGTGTHATTRLAAGLLSDLPLNRARVLDVGTGTGILAMAACQWGAGSLVGTEIDPQAREVARENIERNQMSAQISIPEFQVESVDGEFDVVIANIIDGVLVEIQDALMTKTKKGGHLLLTGILQEREADFRREFKWETSGFELLERRVDEEWVGLLLKRTGL; encoded by the coding sequence GTGCAAAGTAGCTATTTTGTTCTCACATTAAAATCTGTGCCCACCAAGGTGGAAGACCTGCTCACGGAGTTTTGTTTTTCCTTTGGTGCTCAGGGCATTAGCGAAGTCCTTCAGTTTCGTCAGGAATCGCAAAAGTACGAGCCAGAAACGGTGGCGACTCCACATCATGATCTTGAGGTTTACTTTACGGAAAAGCCTGAGGAGTCCTTTTTCTCTGAGCTTCGATTGCGCTTTCCGGAGATTGAAGCGGAAATCCGCCAGGAGGAAGAAAAAGACTGGCTCGAAGAATGGAAAAAAGGCTATGAGCCTTTTTGTTTGGCCAAAGGCCTTTGGGTGGTGCCCAGCTGGCGCGAGAAGCCGAAGGAGGCTCAGGCCGAATTGCGCATTGATCCGGGTATGGCTTTTGGCACCGGAACTCATGCCACCACCAGATTGGCTGCGGGTTTGTTGAGTGATCTTCCTCTTAATAGAGCGCGGGTCTTAGATGTGGGAACCGGCACGGGAATTCTCGCCATGGCCGCTTGTCAGTGGGGAGCGGGTTCTTTAGTGGGAACCGAAATTGATCCTCAAGCCAGAGAAGTGGCGCGGGAAAATATCGAGCGCAATCAAATGTCGGCTCAGATTTCTATTCCTGAATTTCAAGTGGAGAGTGTCGACGGTGAGTTTGATGTGGTCATTGCCAACATCATCGATGGTGTGCTGGTGGAAATCCAGGACGCTCTAATGACTAAGACCAAAAAAGGTGGCCATCTGTTACTCACAGGAATTTTGCAAGAAAGGGAAGCGGACTTTCGCAGGGAGTTTAAGTGGGAGACGTCAGGCTTTGAACTCCTTGAGCGCCGGGTGGATGAAGAGTGGGTTGGGCTGTTACTTAAGAGGACGGGATTATGA